A region from the Salvelinus fontinalis isolate EN_2023a chromosome 23, ASM2944872v1, whole genome shotgun sequence genome encodes:
- the LOC129821421 gene encoding G-protein coupled receptor 183-like has protein sequence MMEVMRTSTHANPTPTPTLNDSNTCTTLYDHLEYARVLMPLFYSIVFSVGLLGNALALHVIRPNLKKMNSTTLYSANLVISDILFTLSLPLRIIYYALGFHWPLGETLCKITGLIFYINTYAGVNFMTCLSVDRFIAVVLPLRFARFRKVSNVRFICVGVWLLVLMQTLPLLSMPMTHVESDGFITCMEYPNFEQVPNIAYMLIGAVFLGYGVPVVTILLCYSILCCKLRLSAKTNHLTDKSGRSRKAVGVICCVSLVFVVCFSPYHINLLQYMIRKLIYTPDCAELTAFQISLHFTVCLMNLNSCLDPFIYFFACKGYKRKVLKILKRQVSVSFSSAVRTSPEGSSRDIVDGKKIHLNSTRYEQCVQQNGQR, from the coding sequence ATGATGGAGGTGATGAGGACCTCCACCCATGCAAACCCCACCCCTACCCCCACCCTCAATGACTCAAACACCTGCACGACTCTGTATGACCACCTGGAGTACGCCCGAGTCCTCATGCCCCTCTTCTACAGCATCGTCTTCTCCGTGGGGTTGCTGGGCAACGCCCTGGCGCTGCATGTCATCCGGCCCAACCTAAAGAAGATGAACTCCACCACGCTCTACTCCGCCAACCTGGTCATCTCCGACATCCTGTTCACGCTGTCACTACCGTTACGGATAATCTACTACGCCCTGGGCTTCCACTGGCCCCTGGGGGAGACCCTGTGTAAGATCACAGGGCTGATCTTCTACATCAACACATATGCCGGGGTAAACTTCATGACCTGCCTCAGTGTGGACCGATTCATTGCTGTGGTCTTGCCGCTCCGGTTCGCACGCTTCCGGAAGGTCTCCAATGTCCGGTTCATCTGCGTTGGGGTGTGGTTGCTGGTCTTAATGCAAACTTTGCCCCTCCTCTCAATGCCCATGACTCATGTGGAGTCTGATGGCTTCATCACTTGTATGGAGTATCCCAACTTCGAACAGGTGCCCAACATCGCCTACATGCTGATCGGCGCCGTGTTCCTAGGCTATGGAGTCCCCGTGGTGACTATCCTATTGTGCTACTCCATACTGTGCTGTAAACTCCGCCTCTCGGCCAAGACCAATCACCTGACAGACAAGTCGGGGCGCAGCCGCAAAGCCGTTGGGGTGATCTGCTGCGTCTCCCTGGTGTTCGTGGTGTGTTTCAGCCCCTACCACATCAACCTCCTCCAATACATGATCCGAAAGCTGATCTACACACCAGACTGTGCTGAACTCACAGCCTTCCAGATCTCCTTACACTTCACTGTTTGTCTGATGAACCTCAACTCCTGCCTGGATCCTTTCATCTACTTCTTTGCCTGTAAGGGTTACAAGAGGAAGGTGCTGAAGATCCTGAAGAGGCAGGTGAGCGTATCCTTCTCCAGCGCAGTACGGACATCGCCCGAGGGGTCATCCAGAGACATCGTAGATGGTAAGAAGATCCACCTCAACAGCACTAGGTACGAACAGTGTGTCCAACAGAATGGCCAAAGGTGA